The DNA region TGCTGACTTCCCGCTCCAGCAGTTCGCAACCGAGCTTGTGGCCCCGTCGGTGCTCGTGCTCGCGCACGACAGCACGTACGCGGGAGCGAGCCCGGGCGGTGGCCACGAAGCCAAGCCAGTCGCGGGTAGGGCTGGCCTTGCTCGCGGTCAGGATGTCGACCGTGTCGCCATTGTGCAGCTTGTACGCGAGGGGAACGATGCTGCCGTTTACGCGTGCTCCGGTGCAGTGGTCACCGATGTCGGTATGAATGGCATAGGCGAAATCAACCGGCGTTGCCCCACGCGGGAAAACCTTCACGTCACCTTTCGGTGTGAACACATAGACTTCGTCGGCGAACAGGTCGATCTTGACGCCGTCGATGAACTCGTCCGGATCCTTGATCTCGTTCTGGAACTCCATCAAGCGCCGCAGCCAAGCGAAGGTCTCGAAGTCCTTGTTCTTGGTTCCCGCATTCTCCTTGTAGAGCCAGTGCGAAGCGATGCCGTGCTCCGCGGTTCGGTGCATCTGAACCGTGCGGATCTGGACCTCGATGCGGCGGTGCCTGGGCCCGATCACGGTTGTGTGCAGCGACTGATACAGGTTGGGCTTCGGTAGCGCGATGTAGTCCTTGAAACGTCCCGGAATTGGAGTCCAATGGGAGTGCACGACCCCGAGCGCTGCGTAGCAATCCGAGACGTTTTCGACGGTGACCCGGAAGGCGATCAGATCGTGGATCTGCTCGAAGTCGCAGTTGTTCGCCCGCATCTTCCGGTAGATGGAGAAGCAATGCTTGGCTCTTCCGCCAACCTGGGCGTTGAAGCCGCGCTCGACCAGCATCGTTTCGAGCTGCTTCGTCACCTCGGCGATGTACAGGTCCGAATCCCGCGCGCAGCCCTGGATCTTGTCCGAAACGGTTGCAAAGGCGTCGGGGTACGCGTACCGAAATGCCAGGTCTTCGAGCTCGTTCTTGAGCCACTGAATTCCCAGGCGGCCGGCCAGCGGCGCATAGATCTCCATGGTCTCGTGCGAGATGCGTTCCTGCGCGTCCGGGGACATGAAGTGCAGCGTCCGCATGTTGTCGAGGCGGTCGGCCAGCTTCAGCAGCAGCACACGAATATCGGCGGACATCGCGACAAGCATCTTGCGGAAGCTCTCTACCTGCCGGTCTTCGCGTGTATCGAAGTTCAGCTTGCCGAGCTTGGTGACACCCGAAACCAGAAACGCGACCTCCTTGCCAAACTGCGCACAGACCTCCTCTTCGGTGGCCTCGGTGTCTTCGATCACGTCGTGCAGCAGGGCAGCACACACGCTCGCGGGATCCAGCCGCATGTCCGCGATGATGTCGGCTACACTCACGGGGTGCACGAAGTAAGGATCACCCGACTTGCGGCGCTGGCCGTCGTGCATGCGGGCCGAATACGCATAGGCCCGGTTGACGAACTCCACTGCAGTGTCTGAATGGTGTTGTCGGATTTTGTCGATGATTTGCGTCAGCGGAACCATCGCCCTGACCACGCTCCGTTGGAGAAGCACTGCCGCCGCCCGAGGGCGACGAGCCGTGGTCCTGCTTGGCACGGGAGCCAACCCAGACCGAGCAGGAGCACGGCTTCTCCCACGAAATTTAACATCTAGCACCGCTGGCAACAACCGATCGAGCGTCCGGGCACATGCTAGCCTGTCCAGGCCGTGGGTGATCCGACACGATGGCCTCGGAGGTTGGCCGCCCAGCGTCACAGGCTGGCCTTGTGCGTGCTCGTCGTCGCCGCCCTCACCCTCGGCCGCCACGCATGGAAGCAGCTTCCGCGCCAAGTGGACGTGGAATTCGCGCTGGGCCCGAAACATCGAGAAATCGTGGAAGTACGGGTCGCCTACCTGCTCGAAGGCCAGGAGATGCACGGCGTCGCGTTTCGCTACCCGAGCGGCGCCCCGCAAGTGATTCGCCATCAGGTCAGCCTGCCGGCGGGGCGCTACGGGGTGGCCCTGGAGCTGCGGCCCAGGCGTGGTCGGGCGCGCACCCTCATGCGAGGGCTGCGGGCTCCCGCCGACGGGGTCGTTCGCATTCTGAACGACCGGGGCCGCGTCGGGATGGATCCAAGCTAGACCTCGGGGGTCGCGCTGACTATGCTCGCGCGCCCGGTTGGGTGGCCTCGCGCTTGCGCCAGTGTGAGTTCCT from Pseudomonadota bacterium includes:
- a CDS encoding bifunctional (p)ppGpp synthetase/guanosine-3',5'-bis(diphosphate) 3'-pyrophosphohydrolase; its protein translation is MEFVNRAYAYSARMHDGQRRKSGDPYFVHPVSVADIIADMRLDPASVCAALLHDVIEDTEATEEEVCAQFGKEVAFLVSGVTKLGKLNFDTREDRQVESFRKMLVAMSADIRVLLLKLADRLDNMRTLHFMSPDAQERISHETMEIYAPLAGRLGIQWLKNELEDLAFRYAYPDAFATVSDKIQGCARDSDLYIAEVTKQLETMLVERGFNAQVGGRAKHCFSIYRKMRANNCDFEQIHDLIAFRVTVENVSDCYAALGVVHSHWTPIPGRFKDYIALPKPNLYQSLHTTVIGPRHRRIEVQIRTVQMHRTAEHGIASHWLYKENAGTKNKDFETFAWLRRLMEFQNEIKDPDEFIDGVKIDLFADEVYVFTPKGDVKVFPRGATPVDFAYAIHTDIGDHCTGARVNGSIVPLAYKLHNGDTVDILTASKASPTRDWLGFVATARARSRVRAVVREHEHRRGHKLGCELLEREVSKRGLSFSRLCKGDALDRTLQHCSATTRDELFASVGYGRVSAKQIVDQLCALEGGDANGLQPGLIEKTVRKVVRRRKAPQPIVVSGFNDMLVRFGNCCKPLPGETSTGWITRGRGVTIHRKGCTRAMELDPERRVAVSWESQAKVDMPAALRVITSHQPGVLAHLATTFNEAGVNINEANSQSGRDGRAIHTFHFDVSDVRRLRGVIRRISKVNGVQEVQRI